Proteins co-encoded in one Opitutus terrae PB90-1 genomic window:
- a CDS encoding DUF4242 domain-containing protein, translated as MKTISLLLPLAALVLFGAGCDHTALKPGYATFIDVHEFGPGKVTAADVAKAHKADLATQGRHDVRFVDYWVDAEHGRVYCLSEAKNAASVIATHREAHGLLPAQIHAVSATHAALPTPSPEHPLFLDEHDFGPGQVKADAVAGAHEKDLAVQAQFGVRFVDYWVDEREGKVFCLAEAPNAEAVRATHRQAHGLLPTTIVPVTDGR; from the coding sequence ATGAAAACCATTTCCCTTCTTCTTCCGTTGGCGGCCCTGGTGTTGTTTGGCGCCGGCTGCGATCACACGGCGCTCAAGCCCGGCTACGCCACCTTCATCGACGTGCACGAATTCGGTCCGGGCAAGGTCACCGCGGCCGACGTGGCGAAGGCGCACAAGGCCGATCTCGCGACGCAGGGGCGGCATGACGTGCGTTTTGTCGACTACTGGGTCGATGCGGAACACGGCCGCGTCTACTGCCTGTCCGAGGCGAAGAACGCCGCGAGCGTGATCGCCACTCACCGGGAAGCGCACGGGCTGCTGCCTGCGCAGATCCATGCCGTTTCCGCCACCCACGCGGCGCTGCCGACGCCGTCGCCGGAGCATCCGCTCTTTCTCGACGAACACGATTTCGGCCCGGGCCAGGTGAAGGCCGACGCGGTGGCCGGCGCGCACGAGAAGGATCTCGCCGTGCAGGCGCAGTTTGGCGTGCGCTTCGTCGACTACTGGGTCGACGAGCGTGAGGGCAAGGTGTTTTGCCTGGCCGAAGCGCCCAACGCGGAGGCCGTTCGCGCCACCCACCGTCAGGCGCACGGCCTGCTGCCGACGACGATCGTGCCGGTGACCGACGGCAGGTAG
- a CDS encoding DUF4242 domain-containing protein yields MKTYVITRANGWGSAAELDAAAAVSARIGNEEMSDRVRWIRSYVTRHEGGRLGTVCVYQATSPEAVREHARRVGMPADAVTEITDTVIIRPDPAQA; encoded by the coding sequence ATGAAAACCTATGTCATCACCCGGGCCAACGGCTGGGGTTCCGCCGCCGAGCTGGACGCCGCGGCTGCGGTCTCCGCGCGCATTGGCAATGAAGAGATGTCCGACCGCGTCCGCTGGATCCGTTCCTACGTGACGCGGCACGAAGGCGGCCGCCTCGGCACCGTCTGCGTTTACCAAGCGACGAGCCCCGAGGCGGTGCGTGAGCACGCGCGCCGCGTCGGCATGCCGGCGGATGCCGTCACGGAAATTACGGACACCGTCATCATCCGGCCCGACCCTGCGCAAGCCTGA
- a CDS encoding winged helix-turn-helix domain-containing protein: MIFRFGRFELDEARRELRLGPRRLELQPRTFDLLVYLVRHHERVVSKDELLQALWPGVIVTDSSVMRAMSLVRSALRAGGAANLIDTFSRQGYRFTGELLDGVPAPRRNQHLARAQAACARGRWEQALQAYRRAHDDRGLPAADFEQWAQAALCVGQPDAAVAPLERAVAAYIQNADRAGAARAALTLANVHLEARAPAVAKGWHRRAGGFLRDEPSETREHGLHAWLTARIALFEGELAEALRCAERAEALARRVGDADVEVLGLVYRGYIELATGQIRAGLVCLDEAGAAILAGTVGPWASGIVFCCIIWANLDRGDLSRAAQWSEQFTRWVQRHTGYGAPGLCRLHHGEVLCNQGRLAAAEAEIRRARTLLAASARYAEGDACRVLGEIRLLRGDLAGAEEAFRQAHELGWHPLPGWALLQAEKGQLAAAIQSLQRGLRSPGWAEGQRRGILLAHLVRLAARAGNRTLARKTLYQLERSTELRSPVGSQALFRRARAALAAVEGRRAAAIEDLRAALALWLGAESAINAAHTRLELAELLARGGDHDEAGLELAAARKAFKQMDAPAMVARCAAARQAPRA, encoded by the coding sequence ATGATCTTTCGTTTCGGCCGATTCGAGCTCGATGAAGCCCGGCGTGAGCTGCGGCTCGGACCGCGCCGGCTGGAACTGCAGCCGCGCACCTTCGACCTGCTCGTGTATCTTGTGCGGCATCACGAGCGGGTCGTGTCCAAGGACGAGTTGCTCCAGGCGCTGTGGCCGGGCGTCATCGTCACCGACTCCTCGGTGATGCGAGCGATGAGCCTGGTGCGGTCGGCGCTGCGCGCAGGCGGCGCGGCCAACCTGATCGATACGTTCTCGCGCCAGGGCTACCGCTTCACCGGAGAACTGCTGGACGGCGTCCCGGCTCCGCGCCGGAACCAGCATTTGGCACGGGCCCAGGCGGCCTGCGCGCGCGGCCGGTGGGAGCAGGCGTTGCAGGCTTACCGTCGCGCGCACGACGACCGCGGACTGCCGGCGGCCGATTTCGAACAGTGGGCGCAGGCCGCGTTGTGCGTGGGCCAGCCCGACGCCGCCGTCGCGCCGCTCGAGCGGGCCGTGGCGGCGTATATCCAGAATGCGGATCGGGCGGGTGCGGCCCGGGCCGCGCTGACGCTGGCCAACGTGCACCTTGAGGCGCGCGCGCCCGCCGTGGCCAAGGGCTGGCATCGACGCGCCGGCGGCTTTCTCCGCGATGAGCCCAGCGAGACGCGGGAGCACGGGCTGCATGCCTGGCTGACCGCGCGGATCGCCCTGTTCGAGGGCGAGCTCGCGGAAGCGCTCCGCTGCGCCGAACGGGCCGAAGCGCTCGCGCGACGCGTCGGCGATGCCGATGTCGAGGTGCTGGGACTCGTTTACCGCGGATATATCGAGCTGGCCACCGGTCAGATCCGCGCCGGTTTGGTGTGTCTGGACGAGGCCGGCGCCGCCATCCTGGCGGGCACGGTGGGGCCCTGGGCCTCCGGCATCGTCTTCTGCTGCATCATCTGGGCAAATCTGGATCGCGGCGACCTCAGCCGCGCGGCGCAGTGGAGCGAACAGTTCACGCGCTGGGTCCAGCGGCACACCGGTTACGGCGCGCCCGGGCTCTGCCGGCTGCACCACGGCGAAGTGTTGTGCAACCAGGGCCGGCTTGCCGCTGCGGAAGCCGAGATCCGGCGCGCGCGAACGCTGCTCGCCGCGAGCGCGCGTTACGCCGAGGGCGACGCTTGCCGCGTGCTCGGGGAGATCCGACTGCTGCGCGGCGATCTCGCCGGGGCCGAGGAGGCGTTTCGCCAAGCGCACGAGCTCGGCTGGCATCCGCTGCCCGGCTGGGCGCTGCTGCAGGCGGAAAAAGGTCAGCTGGCGGCGGCGATCCAATCCCTGCAACGCGGCCTCCGTTCACCTGGTTGGGCGGAGGGGCAGCGTCGCGGCATCCTGCTGGCGCATCTGGTCCGGCTCGCCGCGCGCGCGGGTAACCGGACGCTGGCGCGGAAAACGTTGTACCAGCTCGAACGGTCCACCGAGCTCCGGAGCCCCGTCGGTTCCCAGGCCCTGTTTCGTCGCGCGCGAGCCGCACTGGCCGCCGTCGAGGGGCGCCGCGCCGCGGCTATCGAGGATCTGCGGGCGGCGCTCGCGCTCTGGCTCGGCGCCGAATCGGCGATCAACGCGGCTCACACCCGGCTGGAACTCGCCGAGTTGCTCGCCCGCGGCGGCGACCACGATGAAGCCGGGTTGGAACTCGCCGCGGCCCGGAAGGCGTTCAAGCAAATGGATGCGCCGGCGATGGTCGCCCGCTGCGCCGCGGCGCGCCAAGCGCCGCGCGCGTAA
- a CDS encoding sugar phosphate isomerase/epimerase family protein yields MKTKLLCLSFAAVAMTSFAAPGPDFHQHLGIQMWSLRATAKESTPKAMDLVKQYGLKEVETAGLGELTLEQYAAELKARGLQAIATHAGYEALQKNLAGEIATAKALGATYIVVPWIPHDKEKGFTEELAQEVAANFNQWGQAIREAGLKLGWHPHGFEFVPSNAGNGETRFDLVARLTKPENLCLEMDVFWAVHAGQDPVALFKKYGSRWELIHVKDMRKGAPTGFSTGGAPDTDNVAVGSGQIDWKQVLGAAQQAGVQHYFLEDETPTPLECIPQSLTYLRGLKL; encoded by the coding sequence ATGAAAACGAAACTGCTCTGTCTCAGCTTTGCTGCTGTCGCCATGACCTCGTTCGCTGCGCCCGGACCTGATTTTCACCAACACCTCGGGATCCAAATGTGGAGCCTGCGGGCCACCGCCAAGGAAAGCACGCCCAAGGCGATGGATCTCGTGAAGCAATACGGCTTGAAGGAAGTCGAGACCGCCGGACTCGGCGAGCTGACGCTGGAGCAGTATGCGGCCGAGCTGAAGGCGCGCGGCTTGCAGGCGATCGCCACGCATGCGGGCTACGAGGCACTGCAGAAAAATCTCGCGGGCGAAATCGCCACGGCGAAGGCGCTCGGCGCAACGTACATCGTCGTGCCCTGGATTCCGCACGACAAGGAGAAGGGCTTCACCGAGGAACTCGCGCAGGAGGTCGCAGCCAACTTCAACCAGTGGGGCCAGGCGATTCGCGAAGCCGGGCTGAAGCTCGGCTGGCACCCGCACGGTTTCGAATTCGTGCCGTCGAACGCGGGCAACGGCGAGACGCGGTTCGATCTGGTCGCGCGACTCACGAAGCCCGAGAACCTGTGCTTGGAGATGGACGTGTTCTGGGCGGTGCACGCCGGTCAGGATCCCGTGGCGCTGTTCAAGAAGTACGGCTCCCGCTGGGAGCTGATTCACGTGAAAGACATGCGCAAAGGTGCGCCGACGGGCTTTTCCACCGGCGGTGCGCCCGACACGGACAACGTCGCGGTGGGTTCCGGGCAGATCGATTGGAAGCAAGTGCTCGGCGCGGCGCAGCAGGCGGGGGTGCAGCACTATTTTCTCGAGGACGAGACCCCGACGCCGCTGGAGTGCATTCCGCAGAGCCTGACTTATCTGCGTGGGCTGAAGCTGTGA
- a CDS encoding phytoene desaturase family protein — MNTRSHYDVAIIGAGMSGLAAGIRLAHFGRRVCIFERHNAPGGLNSFYSIAGRKFDVGLHAMTNYVPPGVKGTPLTKLLRQLRIQREEFDLCPQRESRIAFGPRGETALRFSNEFALFESEVAAQFPRQIDGFRRLVESIRSYDDVALDAPAVSAREIVRRHITEPLLEDMLFCPVMYYGSAQERDMEFGQFVIMFKALFFEGFARPFEGVRRVLRVLLEKYRAAGGERRMKCGVKEIVAREGRAAALILDDGAEITADHVLSSIGAPETAALVRADSPARPANAATASTAMEAAEVGRLSFVETISVLDQQPDEMGWGRDTIVFFNNSEAFDYARPDEQVDLRSGVICFPNNFEFGAGRRLPEGLLRVTCLANYERWRGLSEDVYRADKQRWFAAVVRSAQRFLPPLESAGALSAHTVATDMFTPRTVERYTGHFGGAIYGSPVKNRQGRTSLANLHLCGTDQGFLGITGAMLSGISMANYHVLAAT; from the coding sequence ATGAACACCCGTTCGCACTATGACGTCGCGATCATTGGCGCGGGGATGTCGGGACTCGCCGCAGGCATCCGGCTGGCGCATTTCGGCCGGCGCGTGTGCATCTTTGAGCGGCACAACGCTCCCGGCGGACTGAACAGTTTCTACAGCATCGCGGGCCGGAAGTTCGACGTCGGGCTGCATGCGATGACCAACTACGTGCCGCCCGGCGTGAAAGGCACGCCGTTGACCAAGCTGCTGCGCCAGCTGCGGATTCAGCGCGAGGAATTCGACCTTTGCCCGCAGCGGGAGTCGCGGATCGCTTTCGGCCCGCGGGGCGAAACCGCGCTGCGGTTCAGCAACGAGTTCGCACTGTTTGAGAGCGAAGTCGCCGCGCAGTTCCCGCGGCAGATCGACGGCTTCCGCCGGCTGGTTGAATCCATCCGGAGCTACGACGACGTTGCGCTGGACGCTCCGGCCGTGTCGGCACGGGAAATCGTCCGGCGACACATCACTGAGCCGCTGTTGGAGGATATGCTGTTTTGTCCGGTGATGTACTACGGCAGCGCGCAGGAGCGCGACATGGAGTTCGGGCAGTTCGTGATCATGTTCAAAGCGCTCTTCTTCGAGGGCTTCGCGCGGCCGTTCGAAGGAGTGCGGCGGGTGCTGCGCGTGCTGCTCGAGAAGTATCGCGCGGCGGGTGGTGAGCGCCGCATGAAGTGCGGCGTGAAGGAAATCGTCGCGCGCGAAGGCCGCGCCGCGGCGCTGATTCTCGACGATGGCGCGGAGATCACCGCCGATCACGTGCTCTCATCCATCGGTGCGCCGGAAACGGCCGCGCTCGTGCGAGCCGACTCGCCCGCGCGACCCGCCAACGCCGCCACGGCTTCGACTGCAATGGAGGCGGCAGAAGTGGGCCGGCTGTCGTTTGTCGAGACCATCAGCGTGCTGGACCAGCAGCCGGACGAAATGGGCTGGGGACGCGACACCATCGTGTTTTTCAACAACTCGGAGGCCTTCGATTACGCCCGGCCGGACGAGCAGGTGGACCTGCGCAGCGGCGTGATCTGTTTTCCCAACAATTTCGAGTTCGGGGCCGGGCGACGACTGCCGGAGGGATTGCTGCGGGTCACCTGTCTGGCGAACTACGAGCGCTGGCGCGGGCTGTCCGAGGACGTTTATCGGGCCGACAAGCAGCGCTGGTTTGCAGCAGTGGTGCGCAGCGCGCAGCGGTTTCTGCCGCCGCTCGAGTCGGCCGGGGCGCTGAGCGCGCACACCGTGGCGACCGACATGTTCACTCCGCGCACGGTCGAGAGATACACCGGGCATTTCGGCGGCGCGATCTATGGCTCGCCCGTAAAGAACCGGCAGGGGAGAACGTCGCTCGCAAATCTCCATCTCTGCGGCACGGACCAGGGCTTTTTGGGGATCACCGGCGCGATGCTCAGCGGGATCTCGATGGCAAACTACCACGTGCTCGCAGCAACGTAG
- a CDS encoding acyl carrier protein, whose protein sequence is MTKDECKKVVLDIIADIAPDEDLSNVKPDVRLRDQLQLDSMDFLDIVMELRKRYGIEVPEKDYMQLASLDSSAEYLTPRFNALAEKS, encoded by the coding sequence ATGACCAAAGACGAATGCAAGAAGGTGGTGCTCGACATCATTGCCGACATCGCCCCCGACGAAGATTTGAGCAACGTCAAACCCGACGTACGCCTGCGCGACCAGCTTCAACTCGATTCCATGGACTTCCTCGACATCGTGATGGAGCTCCGGAAACGCTACGGCATCGAAGTGCCCGAGAAGGATTACATGCAGCTCGCGTCGCTGGACAGTTCCGCGGAGTATTTGACGCCGCGATTCAACGCGTTGGCGGAGAAGAGCTGA
- a CDS encoding beta-ketoacyl-[acyl-carrier-protein] synthase family protein: MKSARIVITGVGLTAPNGNSLADFRRNLLNGIAGIKRTEVRYMGTQLAGLCDFDPLRYQKKKELRVGTRAGSIAIYCAREALADSGVAWDRVPKDRVGIYIGCTEHGNVETENEIFNISKFNYDTKFWSHYHNPRTVANNPAGETSLHLGVTGPSYTIGAACAAGNMGLIHATQMLRLGEVDFTICGGVSESTQTFGIFAGFKSQNALATHEDPHKASRPFDKARNGIVISEGGGLFTLERLEDAQARGAKIYGEIAGYHVNSDASDYVLPNPTRQAECIRAAIQRAAMEPRDIHIVNTHATATPMGDVQECEAVRAVFGADCPDTYINNTKSYIGHCMGAAGALELAGNLPSFDDLTVHPTINVDDLDPACALPGLVLNQPRKVAKVDTILNNSFGMLGINSTLIVKRFLP; the protein is encoded by the coding sequence ATGAAGTCCGCGCGTATCGTCATCACCGGTGTGGGTCTGACCGCTCCGAACGGAAATTCCCTGGCCGATTTTCGGCGCAACCTCCTGAACGGCATCGCCGGGATCAAGCGGACGGAAGTCCGCTACATGGGCACGCAACTGGCGGGGCTGTGCGATTTCGATCCGCTTCGCTATCAGAAGAAAAAGGAACTGCGCGTCGGCACGCGCGCGGGCAGCATCGCGATCTACTGCGCCCGCGAGGCGCTGGCGGACAGCGGTGTGGCGTGGGACCGCGTGCCGAAGGACCGTGTCGGCATTTACATCGGTTGCACGGAGCACGGCAACGTCGAGACGGAGAACGAGATCTTCAACATCTCGAAATTCAACTACGACACCAAGTTCTGGTCGCACTACCACAACCCGCGGACAGTCGCCAACAACCCCGCGGGCGAGACATCCCTGCATCTCGGTGTGACCGGTCCTTCCTACACGATCGGCGCGGCCTGTGCGGCGGGCAACATGGGCTTGATCCACGCGACGCAGATGCTGCGGCTTGGCGAAGTGGATTTTACGATCTGCGGCGGCGTGAGCGAGAGCACGCAGACTTTCGGGATTTTCGCCGGGTTCAAATCGCAGAACGCGCTCGCGACGCACGAGGATCCGCACAAGGCGTCGCGGCCGTTCGACAAGGCGCGCAACGGCATCGTGATCAGCGAAGGCGGCGGGCTGTTCACGCTCGAACGGCTCGAGGACGCGCAGGCGCGCGGCGCCAAGATCTACGGCGAGATCGCCGGTTATCACGTGAACTCTGACGCGAGCGACTACGTGCTGCCCAATCCGACGCGGCAGGCCGAGTGCATCCGCGCGGCGATCCAGCGCGCGGCGATGGAACCGCGCGACATTCACATCGTGAACACGCACGCCACGGCGACGCCGATGGGCGACGTGCAGGAGTGCGAGGCGGTACGCGCCGTATTCGGCGCCGATTGTCCCGACACCTACATCAACAACACGAAAAGCTACATCGGCCACTGCATGGGCGCGGCGGGCGCGCTCGAACTGGCGGGCAACCTGCCGTCGTTCGACGACCTCACCGTGCATCCGACGATCAACGTCGACGATCTCGACCCCGCCTGCGCACTGCCGGGACTGGTGCTGAACCAGCCGCGGAAAGTGGCGAAGGTCGACACGATCCTGAACAACTCCTTCGGGATGCTCGGGATAAATTCCACGTTGATTGTTAAACGCTTTCTCCCCTAA
- the galE gene encoding UDP-glucose 4-epimerase GalE has product MNVLVVGGAGYIGSHCVRQLLAAGHRPVVLDNLVYGHRAAVDPSIPFHDVNLGDAPAVERILRAEQIDVVMHFAAYCYVGESVTDPLKYYFNNVAATLHLLQAMLAANVKKFVFSSTCATFGIPATLPIHENLPQAPINPYGQTKLDVENLLKALAGAHGLSFAAFRYFNAAGAAEDGRIGEDHDPETHLIPLAIDVATGKRPQLQLFGTDYPTPDGTCLRDYVHVDDLSRAHIAVFDRLGTPGTQLFYNLGTGAPTSNREVIRAVEKVVGRKVNVVESPRRAGDPPALYADSARAQRELGWQVKFSTIESIVATAWKWHASHPNGYDDR; this is encoded by the coding sequence ATGAACGTCCTCGTCGTCGGCGGCGCCGGCTACATCGGCAGCCACTGCGTCCGCCAACTCCTTGCGGCCGGCCACCGGCCGGTCGTGCTCGACAATCTCGTCTACGGTCATCGTGCCGCGGTGGATCCTTCGATCCCGTTCCACGACGTGAACCTGGGCGATGCGCCGGCCGTCGAGCGGATCCTGCGCGCGGAGCAGATCGACGTGGTCATGCACTTCGCCGCTTACTGCTACGTCGGCGAGTCGGTGACCGACCCGCTCAAATACTATTTCAACAACGTGGCCGCGACGCTGCACCTGCTGCAGGCGATGCTCGCCGCGAACGTGAAGAAGTTCGTCTTTTCCTCCACGTGCGCGACGTTCGGCATTCCCGCGACCCTCCCGATCCACGAAAACCTGCCGCAGGCGCCGATCAATCCCTACGGGCAGACCAAGCTCGACGTGGAAAACCTGCTGAAGGCGCTCGCCGGGGCCCATGGGCTGAGTTTCGCGGCATTTCGCTATTTCAACGCCGCCGGCGCCGCGGAGGACGGCCGCATCGGCGAGGATCACGATCCCGAAACCCATCTGATCCCGCTGGCCATCGATGTGGCGACCGGCAAGCGGCCTCAGCTGCAGCTTTTCGGCACCGATTATCCCACGCCCGACGGCACGTGCCTGCGCGACTACGTCCACGTCGACGATCTCAGCCGGGCGCATATCGCCGTGTTCGATCGTCTGGGCACTCCCGGCACTCAGCTCTTCTACAATCTTGGGACGGGCGCGCCGACCTCCAATCGTGAGGTGATCCGTGCGGTCGAGAAGGTCGTCGGCCGCAAGGTCAACGTGGTCGAAAGCCCGCGGCGAGCCGGCGATCCGCCCGCGCTCTACGCGGATTCGGCCAGGGCGCAGCGCGAACTGGGCTGGCAGGTGAAGTTTTCCACCATCGAATCGATCGTCGCCACCGCCTGGAAGTGGCATGCGTCGCATCCGAACGGCTACGACGACCGCTGA
- a CDS encoding MBL fold metallo-hydrolase — protein sequence MTGSVLGHSTVLLNLRGLIVLTDPVFSRRVGLGIPPFILGPKRHYAPALAAKELPAPHVIVLSHAHFDHLDVWSLRRFSRQTPIVTADATGDILRRHGFRRIHELGWGQSVEVVTEAGPVRVTALEVAHWGARLMRDVHRGYNGYLIERDGCRVCFAGDTAYTPAFQRLRDPGRPLDLMLMPIGAYDPWIHAHCSPEQAVAMTRQSGARALVPIHHLTFKLSSEPMHEPAERLRAALAEQPPALLASDLGETFRVPLG from the coding sequence GTGACCGGGAGTGTGCTCGGCCACTCGACCGTGCTGCTGAACCTGCGCGGCTTGATCGTGCTGACGGACCCGGTGTTCTCACGCCGCGTTGGGCTCGGCATTCCGCCTTTCATTCTCGGCCCGAAGCGGCACTACGCGCCCGCGCTCGCCGCGAAGGAACTGCCCGCCCCGCACGTGATCGTGCTCAGTCATGCGCATTTTGACCACCTGGATGTCTGGAGCCTGCGACGGTTTTCGCGCCAAACCCCGATCGTGACGGCCGATGCGACCGGCGACATTCTGCGGCGGCACGGTTTTCGAAGGATTCACGAACTCGGCTGGGGCCAGTCGGTCGAGGTGGTCACCGAAGCCGGTCCGGTGCGCGTGACGGCGCTCGAAGTGGCACACTGGGGCGCGCGCCTCATGCGCGACGTCCACCGTGGCTACAATGGCTACCTGATCGAACGTGACGGCTGCCGCGTGTGTTTTGCGGGCGACACCGCTTACACGCCGGCGTTTCAACGGCTGCGCGATCCCGGCCGGCCGCTCGATCTCATGCTGATGCCGATCGGCGCGTATGATCCCTGGATCCACGCGCACTGCAGCCCGGAACAGGCGGTCGCGATGACCCGCCAATCCGGTGCACGCGCCCTCGTGCCGATTCACCATCTCACGTTCAAGCTCAGTTCCGAGCCGATGCACGAACCGGCCGAGCGGCTGCGCGCCGCGCTCGCTGAGCAGCCGCCGGCACTGCTCGCTTCGGACTTGGGGGAAACCTTTCGCGTGCCGCTGGGCTGA
- a CDS encoding CBS domain-containing protein: MKIREMMTKETRSVSPDTPVIEVAGLMRLHDIGVVPVVEDGRIVGMLTDRDIVLQVVADGDDPRSTVVRDVMSTGSISVNENQEVDEAVALMEKYQVRRLPVLNADSKLVGIVSLGDIAVDVHAGLSGKVLKEVSEPAAPRL, translated from the coding sequence ATGAAAATCCGGGAAATGATGACGAAGGAAACGCGCTCGGTTTCGCCTGACACGCCCGTAATCGAAGTGGCGGGGTTGATGCGCCTGCACGACATCGGCGTCGTCCCCGTGGTCGAAGACGGCCGCATCGTGGGCATGCTGACCGATCGCGATATCGTGCTGCAAGTGGTGGCCGACGGTGACGATCCGCGCAGCACGGTCGTGCGTGATGTGATGTCCACCGGCTCGATCTCGGTGAACGAAAACCAGGAAGTCGACGAAGCCGTCGCGCTCATGGAAAAATACCAAGTCCGTCGGCTGCCCGTGCTCAATGCGGATTCCAAACTCGTCGGGATCGTGTCGCTCGGCGATATCGCCGTCGATGTTCACGCAGGCTTGTCGGGCAAGGTGCTGAAGGAAGTCTCCGAACCCGCGGCGCCACGGTTGTAG
- a CDS encoding NAD-dependent malic enzyme, with product MASKDTGLQPHGGPSYPRGHALLLDPLLNKGTAFTEAERDALGLRGLLPPHVFSMEEQVKRVMGNFRRKPDALEKYIFLTSLQNRNETLFYRLVQENLEEMIPIIYTPVVGQACLEFGAIFRRPRGLYISIRDRGRIADILTHWPVNDVRMIVVTDGERILGLGDLGALGMGIPIGKLSLYTACAGVHPGYTLPIMLDVGTDNTTLHHDPLYIGLNQRRARGAEYDAFLEEFVTAVAHAFPKALLQWEDFGNTNAFRLLHQYRERICSFNDDIQGTAGVALAGLLGSLRISGAKLRDQRVLFLGAGEAGTGIADLLVAAMREEGLSEAEARQRCWFVDSQGLVVQSRLAKLAEHKRPYAHDHAFVATLAEAVNALKPTALIGVSGQAQAFTEPIVRQMAALNRHPVVFALSNPTSKAECTAEQAYTWTDGRAIFASGSPFPTVKLGEREFVPGQGNNVYIFPGVGLGALVAEASQVTDRMFLRGARTLASLVSAEDIALGRVFPSLTKIREVSLEIATAVAEEAFKSGLARRARPADLKADIAARMFVPEYQSYA from the coding sequence ATGGCCTCGAAAGACACTGGTCTCCAGCCCCATGGTGGTCCGAGCTATCCGCGCGGTCATGCGCTGTTGCTGGATCCGTTGTTGAACAAAGGCACGGCGTTCACCGAGGCCGAACGCGACGCCTTGGGGCTGCGGGGATTGCTGCCGCCGCACGTTTTCTCGATGGAGGAGCAGGTGAAGCGCGTGATGGGCAACTTCCGCCGCAAGCCCGACGCCCTGGAGAAATACATTTTTCTGACCTCGCTGCAGAACCGCAACGAGACGCTGTTCTACCGGCTCGTGCAGGAGAATCTCGAGGAGATGATCCCGATCATCTACACGCCGGTGGTGGGACAGGCCTGCCTCGAATTCGGCGCGATTTTCCGGCGCCCGCGCGGTCTGTATATCAGCATTCGGGATCGGGGCCGCATCGCCGACATTCTGACCCACTGGCCGGTCAACGACGTGCGGATGATCGTGGTGACCGATGGCGAGCGGATCCTCGGGCTCGGCGATCTCGGCGCCTTGGGCATGGGCATTCCGATCGGCAAGCTCTCGCTGTACACCGCGTGTGCGGGGGTGCATCCGGGCTACACGCTCCCCATCATGCTCGACGTGGGGACGGACAACACGACGCTGCATCACGATCCGCTCTACATCGGGTTGAACCAGCGTCGCGCGCGCGGGGCCGAGTATGACGCGTTTCTCGAGGAGTTCGTGACCGCAGTGGCGCACGCATTTCCGAAGGCGCTGTTGCAGTGGGAGGATTTCGGCAACACGAACGCCTTCCGACTGCTCCACCAGTATCGCGAGCGGATCTGCAGCTTTAACGATGACATCCAGGGCACCGCGGGCGTGGCGCTTGCGGGATTGCTGGGCAGCCTACGGATTTCCGGCGCCAAACTGCGCGATCAACGGGTACTGTTCCTCGGCGCCGGCGAAGCGGGCACGGGCATCGCCGACCTGCTGGTCGCAGCGATGCGGGAGGAGGGGCTTTCGGAAGCCGAGGCGCGCCAGCGGTGCTGGTTCGTCGACTCGCAAGGACTCGTGGTGCAGAGCCGGCTCGCGAAGCTGGCCGAGCACAAGCGCCCGTACGCGCACGACCACGCTTTTGTCGCGACGCTCGCCGAAGCGGTGAACGCGCTCAAGCCGACGGCGCTCATTGGCGTGTCGGGTCAGGCGCAGGCGTTCACCGAGCCGATCGTGCGACAGATGGCGGCGTTGAACCGGCATCCCGTCGTGTTCGCGCTGTCGAACCCGACCTCCAAGGCGGAATGCACCGCGGAGCAGGCTTACACGTGGACGGACGGCCGCGCGATTTTCGCCAGCGGCAGCCCGTTCCCGACGGTGAAGCTCGGCGAGCGGGAGTTCGTGCCGGGGCAGGGGAACAACGTTTACATCTTCCCGGGCGTCGGTCTCGGCGCGCTTGTCGCCGAAGCCTCACAGGTGACCGATCGGATGTTCCTGCGCGGTGCGCGCACGCTCGCGAGCCTCGTATCCGCGGAGGACATCGCGCTGGGTCGGGTGTTTCCGTCGCTTACAAAGATCCGCGAAGTGTCGCTGGAGATCGCGACCGCCGTCGCGGAGGAAGCGTTCAAGTCGGGACTGGCCCGACGCGCACGCCCCGCCGACCTGAAGGCTGATATCGCGGCCCGGATGTTCGTGCCGGAGTATCAGAGCTACGCGTGA